A portion of the Girardinichthys multiradiatus isolate DD_20200921_A chromosome 23, DD_fGirMul_XY1, whole genome shotgun sequence genome contains these proteins:
- the rtn4rl2b gene encoding reticulon-4 receptor-like 2b yields METRRTVRSSSAHNFKSGLSLWLILWLVVVKPGGVSACPRLCVCYPTPMTVSCQSQNLTMVPAGVPYDSQRVFLQNNRITELRADSFGFETQVLWLYGNNITWIEAGAFSNLRILEELDLGDNPSLRHLEGGAFRGLEKLQSLHMHRCKLATLPHDIFHKLYSLQFLYLQENQLHFLQDDLFSDLVNLTHLFLHGNRIRALSENVFRGLVNLDRLLLHDNRIKQVHRRAFRDLGRLTILYLFNNSLAELPGQTMKDTQGIQFLRLNSNPWSCGCESRPLWEWFRKARISSSDVVCTSPSQRRGQDLRFLREMDFALCPLPDPGSLAGSTTTTFSTKTRWWFSKNKPASSSKASYKKSSESVKTLPISPVKPQYPPKKPAETLPIKYELSEDEAALPKLDLEEYWANYGNEDSSIRCIDLDCAPSYDSEGFPSPSSPATAPSPLHLLSFFIVTLLLHLLLS; encoded by the exons GTGGACTGTCCCTTTGGTTGATTCTGTGGCTGGTGGTGGTGAAGCCAGGCGGGGTTTCTGCATGTCccaggctgtgtgtgtgttaccctACGCCCATGACGGTCAGCTGCCAGTCCCAGAACCTGACCATGGTTCCAGCTGGAGTACCCTACGACTCCCAACGAGTCTTTCTACAGAACAACCGCATCACAGAGCTTCGCGCAGACTCCTTTGGCTTCGAGACACAG GTGCTTTGGCTGTATGGAAACAACATTACATGGATTGAGGCCGGCGCCTTCAGTAACCTGAGGATACTGGAGGAGCTGGATCTGGGTGACAACCCCTCGCTGCGGCACCTGGAAGGTGGAGCATTCAGGGGGCTGGAGAAGTTGCAGAGCCTGCACATGCATCGCTGCAAGCTGGCCACTCTCCCCCATGATATCTTCCACAAGCTGTATAGCCTTCAATTTCTCTACCTGCAG GAAAATCAACTCCATTTTCTGCAAGATGACCTGTTTTCAGATCTGGTCAACCTGACCCATCTCTTCCTGCATGGGAATCGCATCCGTGCCCTCTCTGAGAATGTCTTCAGAGGCCTGGTCAACCTGGACCGCCTCCTTCTCCATGACAACCGCATCAAACAGGTGCACCGTCGGGCGTTCCGCGATCTGGGTCGTCTGACAATCCTTTATCTTTTCAACAACTCTCTGGCCGAGCTGCCAGGTCAGACCATGAAGGATACCCAGGGCATCCAGTTTCTGCGCCTCAACAGCAACCCCTGGTCCTGCGGCTGTGAGTCCCGTCCCCTCTGGGAGTGGTTCCGCAAAGCCCGCATCTCATCCTCTGATGTCGTGTGCACCTCCCCATCTCAGCGTCGTGGCCAGGACCTCCGATTCTTGCGAGAGATGGATTTTGCCCTCTGCCCACTGCCTGATCCAGGCTCCCTCGCTGGGAGCACAACAACCACCTTCAGCACCAAGACCCGCTGGTGGTTCTCCAAGAACAAGCCAGCATCTTCATCGAAGGCCTCATACAAGAAGAGCTCAGAGAGTGTGAAGACCTTACCCATCTCCCCTGTAAAGCCTCAGTATCCTCCCAAGAAGCCCGCTGAAACCTTGCCTATCAAGTATGAACTGTCCGAGGACGAGGCAGCTCTTCCCAAGCTGGATCTGGAAGAGTACTGGGCCAACTATGGAAACGAAGACTCTTCTATTCGCTGCATCGACCTGGACTGTGCTCCCAGCTACGACAGTGAAGGATTCCCCTCACCCTCCTCTCCAGCCACCGCTCCATCCCCACTCCACCTCCTCTCCTTCTTCATAGTAACACTCCTACTTCATCTCCTTTTAAGTTGA
- the selenoh gene encoding selenoprotein H, producing MTSKAGRRGTKRKAEVRAEEEQTSIEEKKERGGEEESDQSSLKVVIEHCKSURVYGRNAEEVKSALLAARSSLTVVLNPEKPRRNSFEITLLDGGKEISLWTGIKKGPPRKLKFPQPDDVVVALQETVETE from the exons atgaCGTCCAAAGCAG GCCGCAGAGGGACGAAGCGCAAAGCGGAGGTTCGGGCCGAGGAGGAGCAGACATCCATAGAGGAGAAGAAGGAGAGAGGAGGGGAGGAGGAGAGCGACCAAAGTAGCTTAAAGGTGGTCATTGAACACTG TAAAAGCTGACGAGTGTATGGACGTAATGCCGAGGAGGTGAAATCTGCCCTTCTGGCTGCCCGTTCCAGTCTGACTGTGGTCCTCAACCCCGAGAAGCCCCGCAGGAACAGCTTCGAGATCACTCTGCTGGACGGAGGCAAAG AAATATCTCTCTGGACGGGAATAAAGAAGGGTCCGCCTCGTAAGCTGAAGTTTCCTCAGCCTGATGATGTTGTCGTTGCTCTGCAGGAAACTGTTGAGACTGAATAA
- the clp1 gene encoding polyribonucleotide 5'-hydroxyl-kinase Clp1 translates to MAAEGVEKTSEDASSSGKVCTRFDLEKETELRFEVEAGEAVDQVELELLTGMAEVFGSELNRNKKYIFGPGSKIAVFTWQGCSVNLYGKPEVAYVSKDTPMLLYLNTHAALEQMRKQAERENERGPRVMVVGPTDVGKSTVCRMLLSYAVRVGRRPTLVELDVGQSGVSVPGTVSALCIERPADVEESFSVQAPLVYHFGSTTPGTNIKLYNKLTSCLAEVFSQRCEVNRKASVGGCIINTCGWVKGSGYQALVHCASTFQVDVVLVLDHERLYNELKRDLPHFVRVVLLPKSGGVVERSKECRRDARDEKIREYFYGFRGLSFFPFSFEVRFSDVRIYKIGAPSIPDSCLPLGMSQDDTQLKLVPVTPGRDLTYHVLSVSSVEDGVEDARKSIVESPVCGFIVVTNVDTQTQVMKVLSPAPRPLPRHTLLIMDIRFMDMK, encoded by the exons ATGGCAGCAGAGGGTGTGGAAAAGACCAGTGAAGATGCTTCATCTTCGGGGAAGGTGTGCACCAGGTTCGACCTGGAGAAGGAGACCGAGCTTCGTTTCGAGGTGGAGGCCGGAGAGGCAGTGGATCAGGTGGAGCTGGAGCTCCTGACGGGCATGGCAGAGGTGTTTGGGTCTGAGCTCAACCGCAACAAGAAGTACATCTTTGGACCAGGCTCCAAGATCGCAGTTTTCACCTGGCAAGGCTGCAGTGTGAATCTTTACGGAAAGCCAGAG GTGGCCTATGTGTCCAAGGATACTCCTATGCTGCTCTACCTGAACACTCATGCTGCCCTGGAACAGATGAGGAAACAAGCAGAGCGGGAAAATGAGAGAGGGCCCAGA GTGATGGTGGTGGGACCTACAGACGTGGGGAAGTCCACAGTGTGCCGGATGCTTCTCAGCTATGCTGTGAGAGTTGGAAGGAGACCTACATTGGTGGAACTGGATGTTGGACAGAGTGGG GTTTCTGTTCCAGGGACAGTATCAGCTCTGTGCATCGAGCGTCCTGCAGATGTGGAGGAAAGCTTCTCTGTCCAGGCTCCTTTGGTGTATCATTTTGGTTCTACTACTCCTGGAACCAACATCAAACTTTACAACAAG CTGACATCGTGCCTGGCAGAGGTGTTCTCTCAACGCTGTGAGGTAAACAGGAAGGCCAGTGTTGGAGGCTGCATCATCAACACTTGCGGCTGGGTGAAGGGTTCTGGGTACCAGGCTCTGGTCCACTGTGCCTCCACCTTTCAGGTGGACGTGGTGCTTGTGCTGGACCACGAGCGGCTCTACAATGAACTCAAACGGGACCTGCCTCACTTCGTGCGCGTTGTCCTGCTGCCAAAGTCCGGAGGAGTGGTTGAACGCTCTAAGGAGTGCCGGCGAGATGCTCGGGATGAAAAGATTCGGGAGTACTTCTACGGCTTCCGCGGACTGTCCTTCTTCCCTTTCTCTTTTGAAGTGCGATTCTCAGATGTTCGCATCTACAAGATAGGGGCGCCGTCCATCCCGGACTCGTGCTTGCCACTGGGAATGTCTCAGGATGACACGCAGCTGAAGCTGGTGCCTGTGACTCCAGGAAGGGACCTGACGTATCACGTGCTGAGCGTGAGCAGCGTCGAAGACGGAGTCGAAGACGCCAGGAAGAGCATTGTGGAGAGCCCTGTGTGCGGGTTTATTGTGGTGACTAACGTTGACACTCAGACACAGGTGATGAAGGTGCTGTCGCCGGCACCCAGGCCGCTGCCCAGACACACGCTGCTCATTATGGACATCCGCTTTATGGACATGAAATGA